Part of the Mycoplasma mycoides subsp. mycoides SC str. PG1 genome is shown below.
TTACTACAATATGTTGTTTCAATCTTTTTTGACTTAATCAAACTTGCTTTTGGATTAGAAAATCAATCTGCTTCACAAACAGTAATTGAAAATATCTTGAAAACAGGTCTTAAGGTACCTAAACTAAAACACGATTTTTTCTCAATTTCATTAAATATGAAAATAGAAATGTTTTTAGATTGAGTTGAGGATGTTAATCCCGTTTTCCCACTAATAACAACTGTTTTAGTTATTTGAACTTATATTCAATTTTCAATTGCAATTATGCAAAAATCAATGGAATTATTTACTTTATTTATTACTTCTCCAATTTATGGAATTACAGGAGTTTTTGATGCTCAAAAAATCTTTAAAAAATATATTAGAGAAAAAATCATTGGTAAATCGTTTGCTGTTTTAGGGTTAATGTTTATTTGAAATGTTTCATTCTTATTTTTAAATTATTTTACAAATAGATTATTAGACCCAATAGTTGCTGCTATTACTTCAAGTGGAAAAGCAAGACATATTTCAAACTTTGGTGAAAGTATTATCAAAAGTCTTGTAACTTTAGTTGGAATCGTTTCTTCAGCAACGTTTGTTTCAAAAGGAGCTAATCTTTTAGGTGATTTAACTGGTGAATCAATTAGTGTTTCATCACCAGCTGCAGTATTAAAACTTGCTGGAAAAGTTACTACAGCTGGAATTGGTGCTGGACTTTCTAAATTTAAAAACAAAAAAATAACTCATCACCTAATTCAACTGATACATCTGAAACTTCAAGTTCTTCAACAACAAACAATAATTCTACTCCAGTAGTTAAACAATCAATTTCTGATAAAGTAAATAAATCAAAACAACCAAGTAGAAATTCTGGTGTGGATTTTAAAAGGAGAAAGTTCAATAGCAGCTGTAAATCAAAAAAGAATCAACAATTCAAAAAATCTCGCTGAATTAGCTAGATCAAATTTTTTTGAAGATAAAATCAAAACCCCACCAAAAGCTTATAGTCAAGCTCAGCAACTAGCTAAAGCAAATAATGTTGATTTATCAACAATTACTGGGTCTGGACAAAATGGAAGAATTTTAAAATCAGATGTACAAAATGCTATAAATAACCAAAAAGCAATTAATACACTTACTACACCAAACTCATTTAATACTAATTCTGATGATAAAAAGATTACTAAAGGTGATTCTAATAATTCTATAGTTGATAAATTACAAGCAAAAGAAGGAAAAGTTAACAGAACTCAACCAACTAAAAATAATGATGAAGATATTGAAAAGAAAAAATCAACTCTTGAAAAATTCAAAGAAAACTACAAAAAACTTAGTGAAAAAGAAGATAAAAAACTTATGCTTCAAGAATTAAAAAAATTAAATAAATCAATTGAAAAATTTGCTAAGCAATTAAATAAATCTAAAGTTAAATCAAATGATTCTGACAAAATTGATAAAACTAAAAGATTTAAATTATTTGACTTTAATAAATTTAATAACACAAATCCTAGTTTTGAAATTAAACAACTTAATTTATCATTACAAAACAATCAAAATATAAATGATAAAAAAATCGGTTCAAAATTAAATAAACTAAATATATTTAAGAAAAAAGATAAGGAAGTGAAAAAATAATGAGATCAAAAGCAATGTTTCCCGAACGCTTAAGAGAAGTTAAATTTTATATATGAAAATCACTTACTTTACTAGATACTTTATACATTAGTTTTTGTATTGCTCTTGGTTTTGTTTTATATAAAACATTAACAATTATTCCATTATGAAATTATCGTTTAGTACCAGGAATATTTGTTCCACTAATATTATTAGTTTTCATTCTACCAGTAAATTTCAAAAAACCTGAAATCAGAGTTTATCATCAAGCTAAATGATTAATTCTATTTATAATTACTCCAAAAAGATTTAAAAAAGAAACTGAATCTAAAATAACTAATCATTTAAAAGTTTTTAAAATTACTTCTAATAAAAAAAATAATTTATTAAAAGCAAATTTAGTTAATGATGATTTAATAAAAGAAACCGAACAATTAACTCAAATGATTAAAGAACAAATTAAAAATATAAAAAGAAAATAAATTCTAAAAAAATTACTAATTAAGCATTCATTTAAAGGTATATCAAAATATACACCTTGATATACCTATAGAAAGGAATATATGAACAACATTTTAAGTTTTATTAAAACTAAAAAAGAACATTTGTTGAATAAAAAATCAGATGATATTAAAAATCAACAAGATTTTAAAGATAAACACAACTTTTTAGATAAAAAAGTTAAAGAATTACAAGCTGAATTAGAACTAAAAGAAACTAGAATAATTGATTTAACTAGTCAAAACCAAATACTAGATTCAACTATTATTAAGTTAGATGATAGAATTCTATTTTTAGAAAATGATATTGATCAACTTAAAAAAGATAATCAGAATTTAGAACAACAATTATACTCAAACAAAATATTGCTAAACAATTCTAAAGTGCATATTAATCAATTAGTTAAAGATAATTTAAATCTAGTTGAAATTATTAATAACTCAAAACAAATTATTGATGAAGCTTATCAACTATCTTTAAAATCAACTAATTTATCAAAACAAAATAGTGAGTTTTTAACAAATAACTTAAGTAATTCAAAAGATTTTTCTGAAAATAAACAAGAAAATATAGAAAGGATATAAACTGTATGGCAATTTCTCCAAATGTATTAATTCCTTATAATAATGTGTATGACCAAACAACTATTACTACTTATTCAGAGGGTTTTAAATCTTTAGAATACATTAAAGCATTTGAAATATTTGGAAATGATATTAGTAGTTATACTTTAGAAGAAAATCAACGTCGTTTAACTCATTTCTTTAATTTATTTAAATTTTTAAAATCTAATTTATCATTTGTAATTATGAATAAAATAATTAATATTAAAGACTATCTTAATATTTTAAATAAGCAAATAAAAGACATTAAAAAAGACACTTTATCTAAAAAGGTTAAAAAATCTAAAATTCAAACAATTTATGAAACAATAGATATACTAAGTTCTAGAGAAGATAAAGAAATTTTAACTAAGAAATACTATGTGTTTTATTATAATAAAAATCTGGAAGAATTAAATCTGGATACTATTTTCTTGCATGAGCATTTATTAAATACAGGTTTAAATTGTAAACAATTAGAATTTTATGAAATTTTAACTGTATTAAAAGACATTATTGAACCATCAACTAATGATTTTAATGAAAAGCAATTTGAGAATATTAATTATCAAGATATTGAAATTGCTGATGTTTTAGAACCTAATAAATTATCTTTTACTTCAGACTCTTATAAAACAAATAAAAATATAATTTTAAATATTAGCGTAGTTGATCGTTATCCATTATTTCCAGAACGTTTTTGAGCACTAGATTTAGTTAATACTGATTCAACAGTTATTATTAAAATCAGTCAAAATGACGCAAAAGAATTTACTAGAAATTTAAATAGAGCAATTGAAAACATAGAACTTCAAAAAAGAGATATTAAAAAAAGAAATGTTGTTGAAATTTCTGCAAAAGAAGTTGAAATTAATAATTTATTAAATCTAGTTTCATTAATTAATGATTCTAAAGAAATTATTAAAAATGTTAACATTTATTTAATTACGAGAACTAACTCATTTCATTTAAAAAAAACACTAAAATTAATTGAAAAAGATATTAATATAGACGGTTTTTCATTAAATAATTTAACTTTTAGACAACTAGACGCCTTTAAAAGTATGTTCCCAAGAACAGATGATGAACTATCAGAAAATTTCAGAATTGAAACAACCACTTCAACTTTAAGCGAATCATATCCCTTTGTTAATCAAGCTTTAATTCAAAATAAAGGGGTTCTTTTAGGTAAAAATAATTTAGGTGAATTAATTATTTGAAATCCTTTTGAAAATTTAGAACAAAATTCAAGTTTTTTGAATGCTAATACAACTATTATTGCAAAATCTGGATCTGGTAAAACTGCGTCAACTCTAGCTATAGCTGATAGATTAATTTCACAAAACAAAACTAAAATGATGTTTATTGACCCAGATAATGACTATTTAAAGTTATGCAGCAAATATAATGGAAAACATATTAATTTGGGTTCTGGTTTTGAATCAAGAATAAATCCTTTGCAAATTTTATACCACTTAAAAGATGAAACTAAAAAAAATAAATCTCACTTAAAAGGTGAGTCTGATGTTAAGTTAATAAATTCAAACGAAGTGGTTATATCTAATCATATTGCTTTTTTAGAACACTTTTTTGATATCATTAACCCAAATTATGAAATTAATAGGTATATATTAAAAATGATTAAGTCACTTTATACAAGATGAGACTTTATAAGCAAAGATTTATTCAATTTAAAAACAACTGATTGACCTACTATTAATGATTTAATCAATGAATTTTATGATTTTAAAAAAGATAGAAAAAAAGAAGATGAATATGTAAATGAAGCAATGTGAAATAATGCTTTAGAATTTTTAAAAGATGAATTTACTGGATTTGGTAAATTATCACACTTATATAATGGACATTCAACTTTAAATACTCAAGATTCAGAAGTAATTGTTTTTGATATTAAAACTTTAATTGAATCAAATAACTTTAAAATTATTCAAGCTCAAATTATGTTATTAACAGCATTTACTCAAAATGAATTTGAATTAAATTCTAAACTATCAAATAAAAATACTATTTTAGTAATTGATGAAGCACACTTATTAATTGACGCACAAAATCCAATTGCTCTAGAGTTTATTAAAAAAACAACAAAAAGAGTTAGAAAAAAACGTGGTGGAATTTGACTAATTACTCAAAACATTAATGACTTTTCTGACCCAAGAATTTTAGCTCAATCAAGAGCAATTTTATCTAATATGCAATATAAATTGTTTTTACAAATGGATTCAGAAGAAATTGAAAAATTAGCAGAATTACTTATTAATGAAGGTGGTTTAACGCAAAGTCAAAAAGAATTTTTACTATTTTGTGAAAAAGGACAAGGATTATTTATATTTAGGAGATCTGTTTCTCAAAAAATTACAATTGCTCCAACTAAATTAAGTAAATCAGTATGAATTCATAAAAAAAACAAATAAGATAAGATTTTGAATATTAATAGAATCAAAACTACTTATTGTTCTACATAATGAAAGTAAATAAAAAATATAAAATAAGATTATTAATGAAATAATTAAAATAAAATTAAGAAAGGAGTTGATTTAAATGTATATTTCATTACAAGAAGCAAGTAAAAAATGAAAAATTAGTCAAGATGATATACTAAAGCTAATTAAGGATAATAAAATACTAGGCTATATAAAAGAAAATAATGAATATAGAATACCTTTAGATTTAGATAACCCATTAGATTTATTAGATACTGATTTATTAAAATTAATTGATGATAGAAAAAAAATAATTTATTCTTATAGACCGTTATCCAAAGAAGAAACAAAAAGATTATATGAAGAATTTTTAATAGATTATACATATAATACAAATGCTATTGAAGGTAGTACATTAACAGAAAGAGAAACATACCTAATTTTAAAAAAAGGTGTAACAATTGATGGAAAATCACTTCAATATCATTTTGATGCAATTGGTCACCAAGAAGCATTTTGATTAATGGTAGATTTAGCTAATAAAGATACTAAGATAAGTCAAAGAGATATAAAAGATATTCACAATCTGGTTTTAATGAGTAATAGAGCTAATGCTGGGGTTTATAGAAAAATTCCTGTCTATATATCAGGTTCTAAACATAATGTAACTCAACCTTATTTGATTGAATCTAAATTAGAACAATTAATAGATTGATATCATAACTCAAATGAACATATTATTAAAAAAATTGCTAAATTTCATTTAGATTTTGAAGCAATTCATCCTTTTATTGATGGAAATGGCAGAACCGGTAGACTTATAATTAACTTAGAATTAATGAAAAATGGTTTTTATCCTATTGATATTAAGTTCACAAATAGAAATTTATATTATCAAGCTTTTGATGATTATCACACAAAAAAAGATATGTCTACAATGATTAATTTAATTGCTAACTATGAATTAATGAGATTGAATTTTTTCATAAGAATTTTTAAAGAAAAAGAAATGGCTTTAAAAGAAAATAATGAAAGATAATAACAGTAGATTTATACCTTGAGATTCTATTTCTGAAGAAGAACTACTAGAAAATGCTAAACGTAAAATTGATGACACATTTAATGATAAAGAGTTTATCGCTCTTTTAAAAAAATTAGAAAAAATGTAATTTTTAATATAAAAAGACTAGAATATAAATTTCTAGTCTTTTTTATGTTTAAATGCATATTAAAAACAAAAAAGAAACCTATAAGGTTTCTGCATAACAAGTAGTACGGAAGCTTTTATGGTACTGTGACCATTATACTGACTTAATTATGTCTTATGAATATATTAACATATTATTAAATAAAAGTAAATGCTTTTATATTTATTATTACATAATAAATATAAATAATAAGAATAATATAATTAATTTATTCATTTATGGTGGTGTTAATATGAGACCAAAATATAGTTACAAAAATATTTCAGATTGATTTTTATCAAAAGAAAGTATGACACCTAAAAAACTTCAAAAACTAACTTATTATGCTGAAGCATGAGCTTATGCATTATTTGATGAAGGCATTTTAAGTGATACATCATTTCAAGCGTGAATACATGGTCCTGTTTCTCCTGAATTATGAAGAGAATACAAAGATTATGGATGAAATGAAATTCCAAAAAAAGAAAATAATGATTATAAATTAGATAAAAATACTCTTGAACTTTTAGATGCAGTTTGAAGTACTTATGGTGAAAGAACTGGATATGAATTAGAAGCCATATCACATTCTGAAACACCTTGAATAAATGCGAGAAAAGGTTTAGAAGAATTAGAAACATCAACTAAATTAATTAAACCAGAAGATATGAAAAATTATTATAGAAGTATTTATACAGGTGATTAATTAAAACTTCAGTTTAATTCCAAACTAGTATTTTAAAAGAACTAGTTTTTTATTTTCTTTAATTTATCCCGAAAATAATATACTTTTTGGGATAAGTAAACAAGATATATTGACTTTGACTTGCAAAAAAATATATTATATGACTAAGTTTATAAACCCTAATTGTGATGAGTTGACAACATTTTGAGTCTAAACGTATGTTAAGTACGGAACTCATCAGGTTAAACTTTTACAAACAAAAAAATAGTGCTATTAGATTTAATTCTATTAGCACTATTTTTATTTCATTTAAAATCTCATATAACGAATTTTAAAGGGGTATATGAGCTGTTTATTTAATGTTATGTAGTAAAACCCGTTTTATTAAAGAAACTCTCTTATTGTAATAAATTTATTATTTTTATCATATAAGGAATTACTTTGTATTTTCATATTGCACTTTTATATTTGTTTTTCTTTTTAAACATTATTTTGTCTCCTTATCTTAAATTAGTTATATTTAGGTATATATTTTGATATACCTTTATTTAAGTTTTTTATCTTTCTTTTTCTTGTTTGTGATTTTAATAACTTTATTTTTTTTGATTAATTTTCTTCTTCTTCATCAGAAATAACTAACTACTCATCCAATTCCTAAAGTTAAAACTCCCGCAGCTATAATTCAATTTCTGTCCTTTTTAGTTAAACCTAATATTCACTTGTCTTCAGGTTTGATTTCATTTTCAGGTTGTTTTGGAGTTGGTGTGGGTTGTACAATTTCATCTTCTTTTTCCCATCATTTATCATCAGTATTTGTTCCATTGTTAGGAGAACCATTTCCTGGTTTATAAGGATTAAGATAATCTCCTGGTTGATCTTCATTAGATGGATTTGTTGGATTTGATGATGTTTCATTTTCGTTATTTGGTCTAGAATCATTTGTACCGTTGCTATTTGATGAAGAACCATCTCTGTTTGAATTAGAATCTGGTGTTCTATTATTAGGATTTCTTGATGAATTATCACCTGAATTATTACCTGGTCTATTTTCATCTCCTTGTGGATTTTCACCATTGTTTCTATTGTTTGAATCTTCTGTTGATAAATCTGAATCATTTGGAGAAAATTCATTATACCCAGGTTCTGGTGATTTATCTTCATCAGGTAATTCAGGTTTAATTTTTTCATTAATTGTTGAGTCTTCAATAAAGAAAATGTTAGTTGAACCTGTAAAATGTTTATTTTCATTTTTAGCAGTGATTATGATTTCATAATATGAATTAGATTTTTTTTGAATTTCAATTTCAAATTCATCTTTTTCAGGTTTAAAAGTAAGTCTTGAAATTGAATCATTAAAGTGTTCAATTATTTTATTTCAAAAATATTCTTTACTTTCAGGTTGATCAATTTTTTTAAGTCTAATTACAGTATTGTGTTTAAAAATATTATCTATTCTTGCCTTTTCAACTATATTAGTGTTATTTGGAGATTGAAATTTACCTGTTAATGTGCCTTTAAATATTTTGCTATTATTTTTAGAAATAATATCAAAAGTGTAATTTTTAATAAATCTATTTCGTCCTGCTCTTTCTTCTTTATTTTTAACTAAATTTAATTCATTTAAAAATTCTTTAGCTGATAAACTATCATATCCAAGTTTTTTAATATTATTTTTATTTAGTTCAATTAGTTTATTCATTAAATCTAAATCAATAATATCTTCATATTGTTTTTAATTAACTCAACCTAAATCAGTAATTTTAAATAATTCTTTAACATCTAATTGTTCAAAAATTGTACTTGGAGCATTAAACTTTTTATTATCATTAATAAATCACTTTTTATTTGATGAAGAAATATATTGACTATTTTCTAAAGCATAAACAACTATTCTATAATTTGAAGAATTTCCTTTAGTAAAGAAATCATTGATGTTTTGAGAAGCAAAAGTTTGATTGCTTTTTATGCTTTTTTCTAATTGTTGATCAGTTTCTTCTTTTTTAGCTAAGAAAAATTGATAATCTTTTCCTAAAGTTAAAGTAATATCTTCATCTTGTTTTTTGTTTTTAATTATTGATTTATTATATTTTGAATTAATTTGACTAGAAACAGTATTTGTAATAAATTTTCTTATGTCTTGTTCGTTCAATTTATCAAAATTAGTGTTTACATCATAAAATGAGAAATCATTTAAAGAAGTTAAATCATATAAAGAGTTTGTGACTGTAAAAACTTTAAATTGATTTCTTTTTAGTATTGTACTAAAGTCACTAGCACTGACTTGAATAGACATTTTTTTATTTTTATTAGATTTGTCAAAATTAATAAAGTCATCAGAAATGTTATTTTCATTTAATTCTTTTACTTGACCAAAACTATTAACAATTTGAATGTTTAAGTCATCTAAAGTTATTTTTGTTTCAGATAATCAATTGAAATTTCTTAAAATATGATCTTCAATTAATTTTTTAGCTTCTGTTTTATTTTTAACTAGTTTTAAATTTAAATCTTCAATTTGTCTCAAATCACGCTTAACAACATTTATTAAATCACTAGATTTTGATTGAATTATTGAAGAAATATATTTTTTTCATAAATAAACAAGTTGTTCGTAATCTAGTCTTTTTAGTTCTGAAGTACTCATTCCTAAATTTGAATAAAACGCAATAAAGTGTTTTGCTTGACTAGTTTGTCAAAAGTTTTTAAATTTTCATTGGCTATTTTTATTATTTTCTTGTAATTGTTTAAAGTCTTTTAAACTTAAGAAATCTTTTGAGTATAATTCAAGTTCTGGATCAAAGTTAGTATCAACATTATCAGTGTATTTATGGTCTATATAAACATATTTATGAATAGTAGTTCCTGGTAAATATTCAGTAGGTTTGATTATTGTATCAATAGGTGATGGTACTTTTTGAATACCTTTTTCATTGTATTCAGGTTTAATATAATCTTTTAAAGTAATTCTATAATGTCACAACCCACCAATGGAGTTATTGTTATGACTATTAACTGGCACTGGAGAATTATCGTCTTTTATATCATTAAAAGTTTTTGGGTCAACTTTTATTTTTTCTATTTTTTCAATTAAATTATTTTTTTTATCTGCAAATAAGTGATCAATACCACCACGAGTAACTAAAACTTCAGCAATAAATCCTTTTTCAAGTTTTTCATATCTTTTTTGGACTTCTGATATATTATCTAAATCTAAACCATCAAAAACATATTTATCATTTTTATCTATTAAATCTGTTGGGAAATTATTATATTCTCAATTTTGGGTTGGATCAGTTGTATTGTGTCTTATAAAAAATAAAGTTAGAAATGAATCCGGTTTTTGGATTTAAATTTGGTACAAACTTTGGATTTGGTTGCCTATTACCATCTTTGTCAAATAAAAATTCTTGAGTTATTAATCATTGATTATATTCTTTTGTGTTTTTATCTGCTTTTTCATCTGGTTTTCAACCTAAATTTTTAATTTCTAAATTTTCTTTAACTATAGGTTCAATTTTAATATTAAATTGATAGTCAATTTTTTGTTTACGCTCTGGGTTTTTTGAAGTAATGTGAATCTTTCATTCTTTTTGAGTTTCATCATTTCATTTATTAATTAAAGGAATATTAAAAGTTTCTCTAAAAGTGTTATTATCCGATAGTTCTTTAATTTCACCATTAACTACTAAAACATCTGATGGATCATCTGATT
Proteins encoded:
- a CDS encoding Mbov_0396 family ICE element transmembrane protein yields the protein MFQAIKNFINTAGRIFKNLPNFLLWSLLLPLLAIPAGLAVIVDFFGRNLIKLLIFGGDDFDVSKLPQAFKTIAIIAAAIAIISFIFFFVFLIAKEDSRRHIKQTIKGIVIATLFVSTMPIAFFLLQYVVSIFFDLIKLAFGLENQSASQTVIENILKTGLKVPKLKHDFFSISLNMKIEMFLDWVEDVNPVFPLITTVLVIWTYIQFSIAIMQKSMELFTLFITSPIYGITGVFDAQKIFKKYIREKIIGKSFAVLGLMFIWNVSFLFLNYFTNRLLDPIVAAITSSGKARHISNFGESIIKSLVTLVGIVSSATFVSKGANLLGDLTGESISVSSPAAVLKLAGKVTTAGIGAGLSKFKNKKITHHLIQLIHLKLQVLQQQTIILLQ
- a CDS encoding E3 binding domain-containing protein, which encodes MWILKGESSIAAVNQKRINNSKNLAELARSNFFEDKIKTPPKAYSQAQQLAKANNVDLSTITGSGQNGRILKSDVQNAINNQKAINTLTTPNSFNTNSDDKKITKGDSNNSIVDKLQAKEGKVNRTQPTKNNDEDIEKKKSTLEKFKENYKKLSEKEDKKLMLQELKKLNKSIEKFAKQLNKSKVKSNDSDKIDKTKRFKLFDFNKFNNTNPSFEIKQLNLSLQNNQNINDKKIGSKLNKLNIFKKKDKEVKK
- a CDS encoding Mbov_0397 family ICE element conjugal transfer ATPase, with the protein product MAISPNVLIPYNNVYDQTTITTYSEGFKSLEYIKAFEIFGNDISSYTLEENQRRLTHFFNLFKFLKSNLSFVIMNKIINIKDYLNILNKQIKDIKKDTLSKKVKKSKIQTIYETIDILSSREDKEILTKKYYVFYYNKNLEELNLDTIFLHEHLLNTGLNCKQLEFYEILTVLKDIIEPSTNDFNEKQFENINYQDIEIADVLEPNKLSFTSDSYKTNKNIILNISVVDRYPLFPERFWALDLVNTDSTVIIKISQNDAKEFTRNLNRAIENIELQKRDIKKRNVVEISAKEVEINNLLNLVSLINDSKEIIKNVNIYLITRTNSFHLKKTLKLIEKDINIDGFSLNNLTFRQLDAFKSMFPRTDDELSENFRIETTTSTLSESYPFVNQALIQNKGVLLGKNNLGELIIWNPFENLEQNSSFLNANTTIIAKSGSGKTASTLAIADRLISQNKTKMMFIDPDNDYLKLCSKYNGKHINLGSGFESRINPLQILYHLKDETKKNKSHLKGESDVKLINSNEVVISNHIAFLEHFFDIINPNYEINRYILKMIKSLYTRWDFISKDLFNLKTTDWPTINDLINEFYDFKKDRKKEDEYVNEAMWNNALEFLKDEFTGFGKLSHLYNGHSTLNTQDSEVIVFDIKTLIESNNFKIIQAQIMLLTAFTQNEFELNSKLSNKNTILVIDEAHLLIDAQNPIALEFIKKTTKRVRKKRGGIWLITQNINDFSDPRILAQSRAILSNMQYKLFLQMDSEEIEKLAELLINEGGLTQSQKEFLLFCEKGQGLFIFRRSVSQKITIAPTKLSKSVWIHKKNK
- a CDS encoding Fic family protein, which codes for MYISLQEASKKWKISQDDILKLIKDNKILGYIKENNEYRIPLDLDNPLDLLDTDLLKLIDDRKKIIYSYRPLSKEETKRLYEEFLIDYTYNTNAIEGSTLTERETYLILKKGVTIDGKSLQYHFDAIGHQEAFWLMVDLANKDTKISQRDIKDIHNLVLMSNRANAGVYRKIPVYISGSKHNVTQPYLIESKLEQLIDWYHNSNEHIIKKIAKFHLDFEAIHPFIDGNGRTGRLIINLELMKNGFYPIDIKFTNRNLYYQAFDDYHTKKDMSTMINLIANYELMRLNFFIRIFKEKEMALKENNER
- a CDS encoding Panacea domain-containing protein, producing the protein MRPKYSYKNISDWFLSKESMTPKKLQKLTYYAEAWAYALFDEGILSDTSFQAWIHGPVSPELWREYKDYGWNEIPKKENNDYKLDKNTLELLDAVWSTYGERTGYELEAISHSETPWINARKGLEELETSTKLIKPEDMKNYYRSIYTGD